Proteins encoded within one genomic window of Solibaculum mannosilyticum:
- a CDS encoding branched-chain amino acid aminotransferase, with amino-acid sequence MSDLTIQLTDHPKAKPADESKLKFGDLFTDHMLMMDYDEGQGWHDARIVPYGPLALDPAAMCLHYGQEVFEGMKAYRAEDGRILLFRPEQNFARLNLSNDRLCIPPVDEDKMVEYLKEFLRVEKDWVPHSKDTSLYLRPFIIAIDPHLGVHSGKHYYFIVIASPVGAYYPEGLNPVSIYVETKYVRSVRGGTGFTKTAGNYSASLKAQSEAEEKHYTQVLWLDGVERRYIEEVGTMNVFFKIDGEIITPSLDGSILGGITRKSAIELMHSWGLKVTERRISIDELAEAYDAGKLEEAFGTGTAAVISPIGFLDWGDTKKMEIGGGKIGPVSQRLYDELTAIQWGRTKDPFGWSVEVCK; translated from the coding sequence ATGTCCGATTTAACCATTCAATTGACCGATCATCCCAAGGCCAAGCCGGCCGATGAATCCAAACTGAAGTTCGGCGATCTCTTTACCGACCATATGCTGATGATGGACTACGACGAAGGCCAAGGCTGGCATGATGCCCGTATCGTCCCTTACGGCCCTCTCGCATTGGATCCTGCCGCTATGTGCCTGCATTACGGCCAGGAGGTCTTTGAGGGCATGAAGGCCTATCGCGCTGAGGATGGCCGTATCCTCCTGTTCCGCCCGGAGCAGAACTTCGCCCGCCTCAATCTGTCCAACGACCGCCTGTGCATCCCGCCGGTGGACGAGGATAAAATGGTGGAATACCTGAAGGAATTCCTCCGCGTGGAGAAGGATTGGGTTCCTCATTCCAAGGATACCTCCCTCTATCTGCGTCCCTTTATCATTGCCATCGATCCCCATCTGGGCGTGCATTCCGGCAAGCATTATTACTTTATCGTCATCGCTTCCCCGGTGGGCGCCTATTATCCCGAGGGCCTCAACCCGGTGAGCATTTATGTGGAAACCAAGTATGTCCGTTCTGTCCGCGGCGGCACCGGCTTCACCAAAACCGCCGGCAACTATTCCGCTTCCCTGAAAGCCCAGTCCGAAGCTGAGGAAAAACACTATACTCAGGTGCTGTGGCTGGACGGTGTGGAGCGCCGTTACATTGAAGAAGTCGGTACTATGAACGTCTTTTTCAAAATCGACGGCGAGATCATCACCCCCTCTTTGGATGGTTCTATCCTGGGCGGCATCACCCGGAAATCGGCCATCGAACTGATGCACAGCTGGGGCCTTAAGGTCACCGAACGCCGCATCTCCATCGACGAGCTGGCTGAAGCCTACGACGCCGGCAAACTGGAAGAAGCCTTCGGCACCGGTACGGCTGCCGTCATCTCCCCCATCGGCTTCCTGGACTGGGGCGATACCAAAAAGATGGAAATCGGCGGCGGCAAGATTGGTCCGGTCTCCCAGCGCCTGTACGATGAATTGACTGCTATCCAGTGGGGCCGCACCAAGGATCCCTTTGGCTGGTCGGTCGAAGTGTGCAAATAA
- a CDS encoding ROK family transcriptional regulator codes for MVHVNVGSINSETMKALNLKIVFDYIRRHEPTSRRDIAEYGGLTVASVSKITGKLIEKGLVVETGEGQSVGGRKPAMLGINANCRYAVGIDLTAEYIKLVITNFKAQVIYELHSDTQLERGKEYVLHRLCTLILQSIEESGIDKEKLIGIGLVSAGPCDHEKGSMQSPPNFPGWDNVKIRDYIQENTGFPTFFDKDAVAAVMAEYWFGVASECSSVFACLINQSGFGGGLIANGQIFRGYNDGACEIGHTIIDVHGAKCACGNYGCLETLVNGSLIVKEVTDKLKLGNRSVLSQLDNYDKITLAAILQAVKNGDPLCRSVIDKTADYISAGIQNVATIYSPEIIVLSGNMLWNCDYLIQTVISKVQKRKGNKFIKSMTVVGGTFGENQCALGGVALVLENFYKEISIEE; via the coding sequence ATGGTACATGTGAATGTGGGCAGTATCAATAGTGAGACGATGAAAGCCCTCAATCTCAAGATTGTATTTGACTATATTCGGCGGCATGAGCCAACCTCTCGCAGGGATATTGCTGAATATGGTGGATTGACCGTAGCGTCTGTTTCTAAGATCACCGGTAAACTGATTGAAAAAGGGCTGGTTGTGGAGACGGGTGAAGGGCAGTCGGTAGGCGGACGCAAACCGGCTATGTTGGGGATCAATGCAAACTGCCGCTATGCGGTGGGTATCGATTTGACGGCTGAATACATCAAGCTGGTGATTACCAACTTTAAAGCACAAGTTATTTATGAGCTGCACAGCGATACCCAATTGGAGCGGGGAAAGGAATACGTCCTCCACCGTTTGTGCACCCTTATTTTACAGTCCATTGAGGAATCGGGGATTGATAAGGAGAAACTCATCGGGATTGGCCTGGTATCGGCTGGACCTTGTGATCATGAGAAGGGCAGTATGCAAAGCCCGCCCAATTTCCCAGGATGGGATAACGTCAAGATCCGGGACTACATTCAGGAAAACACCGGTTTCCCCACCTTCTTTGACAAAGATGCTGTAGCAGCGGTCATGGCGGAATACTGGTTTGGCGTGGCATCGGAATGCAGCAGTGTGTTTGCCTGTCTTATCAACCAGTCTGGATTTGGCGGCGGCCTCATTGCCAACGGTCAAATTTTCCGGGGATACAACGACGGTGCCTGCGAAATCGGCCATACTATCATCGATGTCCACGGAGCGAAATGCGCATGCGGCAATTATGGATGTTTGGAAACGTTGGTCAACGGCTCGCTGATTGTCAAGGAAGTCACAGATAAGCTGAAACTAGGGAATCGATCGGTTCTTTCCCAGCTCGACAATTATGATAAAATCACCTTGGCTGCCATTCTTCAGGCAGTAAAAAACGGAGATCCTTTGTGCCGGTCGGTCATCGACAAAACAGCCGACTATATCAGTGCCGGCATTCAAAACGTCGCCACTATTTATTCGCCGGAGATCATTGTCTTATCCGGCAACATGCTTTGGAACTGCGATTATTTGATTCAGACTGTTATTTCTAAAGTTCAGAAGAGGAAGGGCAATAAATTCATCAAGAGCATGACGGTGGTAGGGGGCACCTTTGGAGAGAATCAATGTGCCTTAGGCGGGGTAGCCTTGGTGCTGGAGAACTTTTATAAAGAAATTTCCATTGAGGAATAA
- a CDS encoding SdpI family protein, producing MPNWIPLLFTAIFAIAMVGGGLFLWKCPPKNINGLIGYRTKRSMQNQESWDFAQRYAGKVWVISGVLDACVFLPLSFLPFDDEGWGPILFLLAQAFVLLLVCPVTQHALKKRFG from the coding sequence ATGCCAAACTGGATCCCCCTGCTTTTTACAGCTATTTTTGCAATAGCTATGGTAGGAGGTGGATTGTTCCTTTGGAAATGTCCACCCAAAAACATCAACGGCCTCATTGGATACCGTACCAAACGTTCTATGCAAAATCAGGAATCTTGGGATTTTGCCCAGCGTTATGCAGGAAAGGTATGGGTGATCTCCGGAGTGTTGGATGCATGTGTCTTTCTTCCCCTTTCCTTCCTGCCCTTTGATGACGAGGGATGGGGTCCCATCCTTTTTCTTCTGGCTCAGGCTTTTGTCTTACTCTTAGTATGCCCCGTTACGCAGCATGCTTTAAAAAAACGATTTGGTTGA
- the pap gene encoding polyphosphate:AMP phosphotransferase: MLKQYSKPERPDKESFTKRLKQAREKLAAQQMMLKQRNLPVLVLVEGWGAAGKGGAIGRVIHNLDPRFFKVKTMKSPSVEEQRYPFLHRFFQEIPKAGQFVFLDSGWMDEICRQRFHGKMDDAQYDARISSVKRFERQLTDNGYLLVKLFFHISRKEQEKRIANLLADKDTAWRISDSDKWQNKHYNKCLEVFDRYLQDTDIPDAPWYIVDAKERHWAELQMLERLCTGIDTAMQNESLAVQLLQNSFPLSKVPLLSEVSLDKSIDPAEYKATLDILQKKLYGLHYRLYRKRVPVVICYEGWDAAGKGGNIKRVTEALDARGFEVHPIASPDPQEKARHYLWRFWTRLPKTGHIAIFDRTWYGRVMVERLEGFCSTNDWQRAYYEINEFEKELTDWGAVVIKFWVQIDKQTQLERFEERQNTPEKQWKITEEDWRNREKWDEYEVAINEMLQKTSTTYAPWHILESVDKKYARIKALRIIIDALEKALD; encoded by the coding sequence ATGCTCAAACAATATAGTAAGCCTGAACGGCCCGATAAAGAGTCCTTTACAAAACGTCTGAAACAGGCCCGTGAAAAACTAGCCGCTCAACAGATGATGCTGAAGCAGCGCAACCTGCCTGTGCTCGTATTGGTAGAAGGATGGGGCGCTGCAGGAAAAGGCGGCGCCATTGGACGAGTCATCCATAATCTGGATCCCCGCTTTTTTAAGGTAAAGACCATGAAATCCCCCAGCGTGGAGGAACAGCGCTATCCCTTCTTACACCGTTTTTTCCAGGAGATCCCCAAAGCAGGACAGTTTGTCTTTTTGGATTCGGGGTGGATGGATGAGATTTGCCGGCAGCGGTTCCATGGGAAAATGGACGATGCCCAATATGATGCCCGTATTTCCAGCGTCAAGCGATTTGAACGCCAGCTAACCGACAATGGATATCTGCTGGTGAAACTGTTTTTCCACATCAGCCGCAAGGAACAAGAGAAACGCATTGCCAATCTGCTCGCCGATAAGGATACCGCCTGGCGTATCAGCGACAGCGACAAATGGCAAAATAAACACTACAATAAATGTCTGGAAGTATTTGACCGTTATCTTCAGGACACCGATATTCCGGACGCCCCTTGGTATATCGTCGATGCAAAAGAACGCCATTGGGCGGAGCTTCAGATGCTGGAACGTCTGTGTACCGGCATTGATACCGCCATGCAAAATGAAAGCTTGGCAGTACAGTTGCTGCAAAATAGTTTCCCACTTTCCAAGGTGCCGCTTTTGTCGGAAGTATCGCTCGATAAATCCATTGATCCAGCGGAATACAAGGCGACGCTGGATATTTTACAAAAAAAGCTCTACGGGCTGCACTATAGGCTGTATCGGAAACGGGTTCCCGTGGTCATCTGTTATGAAGGATGGGATGCAGCGGGAAAGGGAGGCAATATCAAGCGGGTCACAGAAGCCTTGGATGCACGAGGTTTTGAGGTGCATCCCATTGCAAGCCCTGATCCTCAGGAAAAAGCCCGCCATTATTTATGGAGGTTCTGGACCCGTCTGCCCAAAACAGGCCATATCGCCATCTTTGACCGCACGTGGTACGGCAGGGTGATGGTAGAACGTCTGGAGGGCTTTTGCAGCACCAATGACTGGCAGCGGGCTTACTATGAGATCAATGAATTTGAAAAGGAGCTCACCGATTGGGGTGCAGTGGTGATTAAATTCTGGGTGCAGATCGATAAGCAAACCCAATTGGAACGGTTTGAGGAAAGGCAGAATACACCGGAAAAACAGTGGAAGATCACAGAGGAAGACTGGCGTAACCGGGAAAAATGGGATGAATATGAAGTGGCTATCAATGAGATGCTGCAAAAGACAAGTACAACCTATGCGCCATGGCATATCCTGGAGTCGGTGGACAAAAAATACGCCCGTATCAAGGCACTGCGGATCATCATCGATGCCTTAGAAAAAGCCCTGGATTGA
- a CDS encoding M23 family metallopeptidase, whose product MSLKKDPSSDSNVSKIKGIKIQIIDRSQRLIQYSRQAISNALSKTSHRTKAECKRIAEGFRIAFHELKKAWQKHPLKVVPAFAHVSAKGVKRHRGVVASFFNIAIPTVALVALVSVVNFWSGASFALALECNGETIGYVEDKVVVEQALAQAQSSVVDVNGHLQLPENLEYKLTLVRNEDVMDNSQLAEAFLDNMEGQVQTASGLFVEDQFVGAVDDTDTANQVLNEILDSYTEGNEQAEANFTEQVTVKEGLYPSDDVVSAEEIKEDLTSPVEKEQVYHAAEGDTVASVSEKFGLEPIELVELNPTLTEESSFQDGQNVVIADEQPLLGVEVISVESVIHELDYESQTVENSHKEEGESTVLQAGEKGQEQVDYQVVTINGQEVSRSVTATTLLKAPVDEKIEIGTMEKQVEVDRSSEASARTSIGFQWPVNGGRVSSSFGYRWGKVHEAMDIAAPYGTSIYASASGTVEFAGWKGSYGYCVLINHGNGYKTRYAHCSSLKVSSGQTVSQGQVIAAVGATGFATGNHCHFEIIQNGTKVNPANYL is encoded by the coding sequence ATGTCTCTTAAAAAGGACCCTTCTTCTGATTCTAATGTATCAAAAATAAAAGGGATAAAAATTCAGATTATCGACCGTTCACAACGGCTTATTCAATATAGTAGACAAGCTATCTCTAATGCTCTTAGTAAGACTTCTCACCGCACCAAAGCGGAATGCAAACGCATTGCCGAAGGATTTCGCATCGCTTTTCACGAACTTAAAAAGGCTTGGCAAAAGCATCCCCTTAAGGTTGTCCCTGCATTTGCCCACGTTTCGGCTAAGGGAGTCAAGCGTCACAGGGGCGTGGTTGCTTCTTTCTTTAATATAGCCATCCCCACGGTGGCGCTGGTTGCATTGGTATCGGTAGTGAATTTCTGGAGCGGCGCCAGTTTTGCCTTGGCGCTGGAATGCAATGGTGAAACCATCGGCTATGTAGAAGATAAAGTGGTGGTGGAGCAGGCTTTGGCACAGGCCCAATCGTCGGTGGTGGATGTCAATGGTCATTTGCAGCTTCCAGAGAATCTTGAGTATAAGCTGACTCTTGTGAGAAATGAAGACGTTATGGACAATTCTCAGTTGGCCGAAGCATTTTTGGATAATATGGAAGGCCAGGTTCAAACCGCCAGTGGACTCTTTGTGGAAGACCAATTTGTAGGCGCGGTGGACGATACCGACACTGCCAATCAGGTTTTAAATGAGATTTTAGACTCCTATACAGAGGGAAATGAACAGGCCGAAGCCAATTTTACGGAACAAGTCACCGTCAAAGAAGGGCTTTATCCTTCGGATGACGTTGTATCGGCAGAGGAGATCAAAGAAGATTTGACCTCTCCTGTGGAAAAAGAACAGGTGTATCACGCCGCAGAAGGTGATACTGTGGCAAGCGTCTCGGAAAAATTCGGTTTGGAACCTATCGAACTTGTGGAACTCAATCCCACTTTGACGGAAGAGAGTTCCTTCCAAGATGGCCAGAATGTCGTCATTGCCGATGAACAGCCCCTTTTGGGAGTGGAGGTTATCTCGGTAGAATCGGTGATCCATGAGCTGGACTACGAAAGTCAGACAGTAGAAAATTCCCACAAAGAGGAAGGAGAATCTACCGTTCTCCAGGCGGGAGAAAAAGGACAGGAACAAGTGGATTATCAGGTGGTAACAATCAACGGACAAGAGGTTTCCCGTTCGGTTACGGCCACTACCCTTCTGAAAGCTCCTGTGGATGAAAAAATTGAAATCGGCACCATGGAAAAACAAGTGGAAGTGGACCGTTCTTCCGAAGCAAGCGCCCGGACAAGTATCGGTTTCCAATGGCCGGTCAACGGCGGACGGGTATCCAGTTCCTTTGGCTACCGCTGGGGTAAAGTCCATGAGGCCATGGACATTGCCGCACCTTACGGTACCAGTATTTATGCCTCGGCCAGCGGTACGGTGGAATTTGCCGGATGGAAGGGTTCTTACGGTTACTGTGTGCTGATCAACCACGGTAACGGCTATAAAACTCGTTACGCCCATTGCAGCAGTTTAAAGGTCTCCTCCGGCCAAACAGTGAGCCAGGGTCAGGTTATCGCTGCTGTAGGCGCCACCGGTTTCGCAACTGGTAACCACTGCCATTTTGAGATTATCCAGAACGGTACAAAAGTTAATCCCGCCAATTATCTGTAA
- a CDS encoding MATE family efflux transporter produces the protein MSSMLLFAGPMIAGNLLQQLYNIADTLIVGRYLGSDALAAVGSSFTLMVFLTSILLGLSMGSGAFFSMLFGAKREEDLKKSIVLSFTLIGVTALIINVAVILCIDPLLAVLQIPGDILGQTKEYLQVIFYGILFTFLYNYFASLLRAIGNSTMPLIFLAISAILNIVLDLGFILWFHMGVAGAAWATIISQAVSAAGIMLYSFRKVPLLHLKRHHFRFDKGLLKHIAQYSFLTCVQQSIMNFGILLIQGLVNSFGVAVMAAFAAAVKIDSFAYMPVQDFGNAFSTFIAQNFGAGQHKRIQKGIRAAVIAALVFCIIISLAVCLFAQQWMLLFVQPGETEVIAIGAQYLRIEGMCYAGIGCLFLLYGLYRGVGKPGISVVLTVISLGTRVILAYVLAPIPAIGLPGIWWAIPIGWVLADITGLVYYRWWSKKSAKMIADLSV, from the coding sequence ATGTCCTCCATGCTGCTGTTCGCCGGACCGATGATCGCCGGCAATCTGCTGCAGCAGCTTTATAATATTGCGGATACTTTAATTGTAGGACGGTACCTGGGTTCCGATGCACTGGCGGCTGTGGGTTCTTCTTTTACCTTAATGGTGTTTTTGACTTCCATTCTGCTGGGGCTTTCCATGGGCAGCGGCGCTTTTTTCTCCATGCTCTTCGGCGCCAAACGGGAGGAGGATTTAAAAAAAAGCATTGTCCTCTCCTTTACTCTCATCGGCGTCACTGCTTTGATCATCAATGTCGCGGTGATTCTTTGTATCGATCCTCTGCTTGCAGTATTGCAAATCCCCGGTGATATTTTAGGCCAGACCAAAGAATATCTCCAGGTCATCTTTTATGGTATCCTTTTCACCTTTCTTTATAATTACTTTGCCTCTCTTCTCCGTGCGATTGGCAATTCCACTATGCCCCTTATCTTTTTGGCCATATCGGCTATCCTTAATATCGTTCTGGATCTGGGGTTTATCCTTTGGTTCCATATGGGGGTCGCCGGCGCGGCATGGGCGACTATTATTTCACAGGCGGTCTCAGCGGCAGGGATTATGCTCTACAGTTTTCGGAAAGTCCCTCTTTTACATCTTAAGCGCCATCACTTCCGTTTTGACAAAGGCCTTCTGAAACACATCGCCCAGTATTCCTTTTTAACTTGTGTCCAGCAGTCCATCATGAATTTCGGCATCTTGCTGATTCAAGGACTTGTCAACAGCTTTGGCGTGGCGGTGATGGCTGCTTTTGCCGCCGCGGTCAAAATCGATTCCTTTGCTTATATGCCGGTACAGGACTTTGGCAATGCCTTCTCCACCTTTATCGCTCAGAACTTCGGCGCCGGGCAACATAAGCGCATCCAAAAAGGCATCCGCGCCGCTGTTATCGCCGCACTGGTGTTCTGTATCATTATCTCACTGGCAGTATGCCTTTTTGCACAGCAATGGATGTTGCTGTTCGTACAGCCGGGCGAAACCGAAGTGATTGCCATCGGCGCCCAGTATCTGCGCATCGAGGGTATGTGTTATGCGGGTATCGGCTGCTTATTCCTATTATATGGATTGTATCGCGGTGTAGGAAAACCCGGGATCTCGGTTGTGTTGACGGTGATCTCGCTGGGCACTCGCGTGATCCTCGCCTACGTGTTGGCCCCTATTCCCGCCATCGGATTACCGGGTATCTGGTGGGCCATCCCCATCGGCTGGGTTCTGGCGGATATTACGGGACTTGTGTATTATCGCTGGTGGTCTAAAAAATCAGCTAAGATGATAGCGGATCTGTCTGTTTGA
- a CDS encoding UDP-N-acetylglucosamine 1-carboxyvinyltransferase produces the protein MDKFVITGGNPLIGEVSISGAKNAAVAIIPAALLSDGVCRIENIPNISDVSMIIRILHELGAGIKMINKSTIEIDARHITTTEVPYEMARRMRASYYMIGALLGRFKQARVSMPGGCDFGVRPIDQHLKGFAALGAEVSLDQGMVDAHADELVGNQIYLDVLSVGATINIMLAATKAKGLTILENAAREPHIVDLANFLNSMGADIRGAGTDVIKIRGVDHLNGTTYSIIPDQIEAGTYMAAAAATKGDVLIKNVIPKHLESITAKLLEMGVQVEEYDDSIRVSRSGDLMRCNIKTMPHPGFPTDMQPQFAVLLAMAKGTSIVTEGVWDNRFRYVEELRRMGASVQVDGKVAVFEGVEELRAAPIKATDLRAGAALMIAALAANGVTELEEIYHIDRGYEDIEEKLRALGADIRRVTMPGAAVAKAQ, from the coding sequence TTGGATAAATTTGTTATTACCGGTGGAAATCCGTTAATTGGTGAAGTTTCTATCAGCGGCGCCAAAAACGCTGCAGTCGCAATCATCCCGGCGGCTTTGTTGTCGGATGGCGTATGCCGCATTGAGAATATACCAAACATAAGCGATGTTTCGATGATTATCCGCATTCTGCATGAATTGGGTGCGGGAATTAAAATGATTAATAAGAGTACCATTGAAATCGACGCCCGTCATATTACCACTACAGAAGTGCCTTATGAGATGGCCCGCCGTATGCGCGCCTCTTATTATATGATCGGCGCTTTGCTGGGACGGTTCAAACAGGCGAGGGTTTCCATGCCCGGTGGCTGTGATTTCGGTGTACGTCCCATTGATCAGCATTTAAAGGGATTTGCCGCTTTGGGTGCTGAAGTCAGTCTGGACCAAGGTATGGTGGATGCTCATGCCGATGAATTGGTGGGCAACCAGATTTATCTGGATGTGCTTTCAGTAGGTGCGACCATCAATATTATGCTGGCCGCTACCAAGGCAAAGGGGTTGACGATTTTAGAGAATGCAGCCAGGGAACCGCACATTGTGGATCTGGCCAATTTCCTCAACTCTATGGGGGCTGACATCCGCGGCGCCGGTACCGACGTGATCAAGATCCGGGGCGTGGATCATTTGAATGGCACCACGTATTCCATTATCCCCGATCAGATAGAAGCGGGCACTTATATGGCTGCTGCCGCCGCTACAAAAGGCGATGTACTGATTAAGAATGTAATTCCCAAACATCTGGAATCCATTACAGCAAAATTGTTGGAAATGGGCGTCCAGGTGGAAGAATACGACGATTCCATCCGCGTCAGCCGTTCTGGGGATTTGATGCGGTGCAATATTAAAACAATGCCTCATCCCGGTTTCCCCACCGATATGCAGCCCCAGTTTGCAGTGCTGCTGGCCATGGCAAAGGGGACAAGCATTGTCACCGAAGGCGTTTGGGACAATCGTTTCCGCTACGTGGAGGAACTCCGCCGTATGGGAGCCAGTGTGCAGGTGGACGGTAAAGTGGCTGTATTCGAAGGGGTCGAAGAGCTTCGGGCCGCTCCTATTAAAGCCACAGACCTCCGCGCAGGGGCAGCTTTGATGATTGCAGCTTTGGCGGCCAATGGTGTCACTGAGCTGGAGGAGATTTATCACATCGACCGTGGGTATGAAGATATTGAAGAAAAGCTGCGGGCGTTGGGAGCCGATATCCGCCGGGTCACGATGCCTGGAGCGGCAGTGGCAAAGGCTCAATAA
- a CDS encoding MBL fold metallo-hydrolase codes for MSRICTLFSGSSGNCTYLASQEGGILIDAGVSARSIQRALEDRDIDPKTIRAVFVTHEHTDHVAGLRVFCSRFGCKVYSSPGTLAALEEKGMLQKVDSSCIGEETVEAAGMAVRPFPISHDCAQGYGYRIHMPDGRKVAVATDTGVMTDGVREAVHGCDLVVIESNHDVRMLQNGRYPYYLKRRILSQTGHLSNDDCAVELVELVRSGTTRLILAHLSRENNVPELAYETAKSFLTSVGMRQGTDYLLSVAPKASDQKVMVF; via the coding sequence ATGTCGCGCATTTGTACCCTGTTCAGCGGGAGCAGTGGGAACTGCACCTACCTCGCCTCCCAGGAGGGAGGGATCCTCATTGACGCCGGCGTCAGTGCCCGGTCCATCCAGCGGGCGCTGGAGGATCGGGACATTGATCCTAAAACCATCCGTGCGGTGTTTGTCACCCACGAGCATACCGATCATGTGGCGGGACTGCGGGTGTTTTGTTCCCGCTTCGGATGCAAGGTGTACTCTTCCCCCGGGACGCTTGCAGCATTAGAAGAGAAGGGTATGCTGCAGAAGGTGGATTCCAGCTGTATTGGGGAAGAAACGGTGGAAGCGGCGGGAATGGCGGTGCGTCCTTTTCCCATTTCCCATGATTGCGCCCAGGGGTATGGCTACCGCATCCACATGCCGGATGGACGCAAGGTGGCGGTGGCCACCGATACCGGCGTCATGACCGATGGGGTACGGGAGGCTGTCCATGGCTGTGACTTGGTGGTCATTGAGTCCAATCATGACGTCCGGATGCTGCAAAACGGACGGTATCCCTATTATTTGAAACGCCGCATCCTTTCCCAAACAGGGCATCTCTCCAATGACGATTGTGCGGTGGAGTTGGTAGAATTGGTGCGCAGTGGGACGACTCGGTTGATCCTGGCCCATCTGAGCCGGGAAAATAACGTCCCGGAACTGGCCTATGAGACGGCAAAATCCTTTTTGACCAGCGTGGGAATGCGCCAAGGGACGGATTACCTCTTATCGGTGGCGCCCAAGGCGAGTGACCAAAAGGTGATGGTGTTTTAA
- the rlmH gene encoding 23S rRNA (pseudouridine(1915)-N(3))-methyltransferase RlmH has translation MFKITVACVGKLKESYWREAVAEYQKRLGAYCSLDVVEVEEAPVPQKASSAQIEAALDAEGKRLLAKVPVGAALCSLCIEGKEMGSEPFSRWIGDIQVRGISHIVLAIGGSWGLSPQVKKASVLRLSMSPMTFPHQLARVMLLEQLYRAFQILSGGKYHK, from the coding sequence TTGTTCAAGATCACAGTTGCCTGTGTGGGCAAGTTGAAGGAATCCTACTGGCGGGAAGCCGTGGCGGAATATCAAAAAAGACTAGGCGCTTACTGTTCGCTAGACGTTGTGGAAGTCGAGGAAGCGCCTGTCCCACAAAAGGCGTCGTCTGCTCAGATCGAGGCGGCACTGGATGCCGAGGGCAAACGTCTTCTCGCCAAGGTGCCGGTGGGAGCGGCTCTTTGCAGCCTGTGCATCGAGGGGAAAGAAATGGGATCGGAACCCTTTTCCAGGTGGATAGGTGATATCCAAGTGCGGGGTATCAGCCATATCGTGCTGGCCATCGGTGGATCATGGGGATTATCTCCGCAGGTGAAAAAGGCGTCGGTGTTGCGGCTTTCCATGTCTCCCATGACCTTTCCCCATCAGCTGGCGCGGGTCATGCTGCTGGAACAGCTCTATCGGGCATTTCAAATCCTGTCCGGCGGGAAGTACCATAAATAG